Genomic segment of Vulpes lagopus strain Blue_001 chromosome 7, ASM1834538v1, whole genome shotgun sequence:
cctccttctcctcctcctccttctcctcctcctccttctcctcctcctccttctcctcctcctccttctcctcctcctccttctcctcctcctccttctcctcctcctccttctcctcctcctccttctcctcctcctccttctcctcctcctccttctcctcctcctccttctcctcctcctccttctcctcctcctccttctcctcctcctccttctcctcctcctccttctcctcctcctccttctcctcctcctccttctcctcctcctccttctcctcctcctccttctcctcctcctccttctcctcctcctccttctcctcctcctccttctcctcctcctccttctcctcctcctccttctcctcctcctccttctcctcctcctccttctcctcctcctccttctcctcctcctccttctcctcctcctccttctcctcctcctccttctcctcctcctccttctcctcctcctccttctcctcctcctccttctcctcctcctccttctcctcctcctccttctcctcctcctccttctcctcctcctccttctcctcctcctccttctcctcctcctccttctcctcctcctccttctcctcctcctccttctcctcctcctccttctcctcctcctccttctcctcctcctccttctcctcctcctccttctcctcctcctccttctcctcctcctccttctcctcctcctccttctcctcctcctccttctcctcctcctccttctcctcctcctccttctcctcctcctccttctcctcctcctccttctcctcctcctccttctcctcctcctccttctcctcctcctccttctcctcctcctccttctcctcctcctccttctcctcctcctccttctcctcctcctccttctcctcctcctccttctcctcctcctccttctcctcctcctccttctcctcctcctccttctcctcctcctccttctcctcctcctccttctcctcctcctccttctcctcctcctccttctcctcctcctccttctcctcctcctccttctcctcctcctccttctcctcctcctccttctcctcctcctccttctcctcctcctccttctcctcctcctccttctcctcctcctccttctcctcctcctccttctcctcctcctccttctcctcctcctccttctcctcctcctccttctcctcctcctccttctcctcctcctccttctcctcctcctccttctcctcctcctccttctcctcctcctccttctcctcctcctccttctcctcctcctccttctcctcctcctccttctcctcctcctccttctcctcctcctccttctcctcctcctccttctcctcctcctccttctcctcctcctccttctcctcctcctccttctcctcctcctccttggcaGCGGCGACCTCAGTGAGCTGCCTTTTCAAATCAATACCACTGCTTTGTTTCCAGCCCTGCATTGACTGCAGCGCTCCCGCTCCCTGtgctcccccccccaccagcccacGCAGCCCCTGCACCAGCTCCCACCCTCTCCATCCCCTCCACGGTGCTCCCCGAGGCCTCCGGGTCCCCCTCCGTACCAGTGCTCCCTCCCGATGATgaggagctccatgtgggaacTTGGCTTCCCTGGAAATGGTCCTTATGCCAAcacaaaaccaaatcaaacctTACGTACGCCCcttgcaccccccacccccaccccggaaaaaaatcaatgatccGAGGAATAGGAGAGGATGCTCGGAGTTGTAAAATAGCCTGCGGGAGGAGGCCTCAAGACGTGGTCTTTACTCTTGGCTTCTGCCATTAACTAGCTGTGGGACCCTGGGCGAGCCTCCGTTGCCTTTTCACGAAGCGAAGCCCTGGATTTGGTCTCTTTAAGGCTTATTGGACCCAACAGGGGTCAGAGTATCAGCAGGACATTTCTGatgggttttcttttcaacaGACTCAAGATTCCTGAGGCCAGTAAGACACATTGATGTGTAACTCAGTAGACTTCTACCCACGTGTTTCCCCTTAATGAGAGCttgcccccccatcccccccacccagggctgctAGGCTCAGGTGAGACCTGCACAACTTCCTGACCTCACGGAACCGTGTGGGGCTGAAGGGAGCCTTCCCTGCGGTCATCAGTTACAAGGTGCACCCCAAACCCTGCAGTGTCAGGATCCTGAACTTCTTGGAGATAGAGGGCCAGAGCAGAGGGCGCCCTTGGGTCACTCCCCACCTTGGGCGAGTGCTGCTCACCTCACACACAGCCAGCTGCAGGTGTGTGGATGTCCTGACCTCCTGCCCCATCGTCCCGGGTGTCCCATAAGCACCTATCCAACGGGTGAACGTCACCGGCGTTCGGTCACAGTCTATCACCGAATGGCTGAGTCAGAAGGGCCCGGGAGACCATTTGAAACTCGCAACTGTGTCCTCCATGGACAGACTGAGGCCCGGGGATAGGATGAGCCTTGACCCGGGTCACACGGTGGACCAGCCCCCGAGCGGGGCCTGCAGCCCGGGCCCCCTGACTCCCACACCAGGGCCTTGTGCACTTGACCGACTCCCCTTGCGTTCAGCGTTGTGACTTGGCTCGACCCATCTGGGGGTAACCATTTCCCGAGGCCCTTCTGGGTTTTGTGTAAATTATCTGAGCCTTTTAAGGGAGGCCCAGCTGGGGCCTTCTCTTTGCCTCTTGGGCTGGCTCTTTCTGTTGCTCTCCGTCGGGAGAACATTATAATTTTCTCCCGTCTCTCCGGCGGAGGCGGAGCGCGGCCACCCCATCACTCACGCTCACAGACCCTGCCGAGCACCCACAGTGTATCTGGAAGCCATTTTCTGTTTGGAAGTCGGTGGCGGTCAGCCAACATCTCAGTAATATTTGCTTTCCTAAGGCTTAGACAAATCAAATCCATTCACTTTCTTAGACTCGGTCCCTCTTGCCTGGCATAATTTCCCCTCATCTAAGGCAAGCCCAAATTGAGCTGggtctattttctctctttctggcgccccgcccgcctcctcccgccctccctccctccctcggggCCCCTCCTCCTCGTTTCCTCCACGCTCCTGTTTCCCTCCCTACAGGCACTGTAGTCTTCTAGACCCATtgcttctcccctccttctcctcctcctccccctccttccatcctctctctctctctctgtttcttctttattcaaCCACTATAGAGCCCGAGCTCAACACAATACCAAATCTGAAAGAAATCCAGGAAAACATACACCAAACTTCCTGATTCCACAGATACAGAGACCGAGCTCCAGAGACGGTGTCTTGCCTCTGCTGTGGTGGCAGGAGAGGGGCTAGAACGGAGGCATCCTGACTCCGCTGGGCCGGTGGCGGGGAAACCTCGTGGCATCTTCGAATTTACCCTCCATATGATGCGGGAGGTTGTTGGGGTCTGGAGCCgacggccaagaaagaattctggagacgtctttggtgcaaaaagatggttttattaaagcagggggacaggccccgagggcaggaagagctgcatgGGGGCCGTGAGGAGGGGCCCAGTATATACTTGCAGGTTGGGAGGGGGTCACAGTGTAAGGCTCCAAGGagttttggaagcaaggtttccagggcCTCGAGGGGCCTCGCTGTCGTTGGGAAAGGTCACTTACTACCACGTAATAAAACCTGAGTCGTGAGCCCCTTCCGATGCTCACCGGCGGGCCGCGTGCTGGGGGATGATCACTGACCTAGAGCTtggggagggaggtagagacGAAGGAAGTCTCCAAAGGGATTTTTTACGTGTTAAGTAGACTCACAGGGTCTtgggggtcggggtcggggtgcTGTTAAGCTAAGGTTGCCTTTTGCCCTGAGCAGAGTAAGAGCCTCCAGGTGGtggaggaaggtcactctgcctgtttcggGGCCTCCCAATGGGCTGTGAGCTGCAAGGATCCCCAAGTTTGCTCTTTGCCTCTGTGTCCCACCGCGTAAATGAGGCTGCTTTGGGCTTTCTCTCTGCTGActgccctggggctgggccagaTCTAGGAGACAGCCTGGACCGAGACCCCACTGGGATCATCTTGGCCTCCCCACCGCCCCGCGGGGAGTCCGTTTCCTGGCCTAGGAAGTGAGGACTCGAGGACTCGGTCTCCTAATCCTGCAGACCACACAGGCTGTTGTGGGGATGGGATGCCCTGGTGTGGCCCTGGGTTCTGGAGCCCCGTGGAGATGCTGCCttggcctcctccctcctgcaaGAACTCTCAGTATTTCAAAGTCCTGACATACTAAATCCCCTACCACATACACAAACAAATTCCTAATATCACTCCAACAGCACAAAACCAACCCAGCACAACTCTcaaaaaacaaacgaaaaaacaAACCTATcctaaacacagaaaacaaacaaagcacaacacaaaacaactcaagaaaaaaacatacagcAGCCCCTAATAACATACTGGCTTTACACACTGGTTATGCTACGATTAcattactatattttaatttcttcctttatttttattataaagatatttataatgatatattttatttaacatttataaaaataaccaaatcaTCGGGGcatattattactatttaaacACACTTTCCGGGGCATTCTTATTTCtatcttaaatatttgaattgataatttgttaattttcttttatgaattttaaaatatattttattaaatatatttatactagttttatttattttcgtgtttttatttatttcatcttataaaaaaaatatatttcggGGGCTCTGTAGTGAATATTCGGGGCATCCCGGCAAAGGAAGCAGGTCTGGTATTTTGGGGCCAGAGATGTCCTTTAGGAATTCGGTCATTCATCCTCCCGCCTCCCTCACGCAGCCCCGGTCCCTGCGGGGAAGCGGCCACCTTCTCCGAGGGCATTTAAAGCCTCCCCGTCCCCAGAGCGCAGCAGCTAGAAATAGACCAGGCCCTGCCTTTAGATTCCCACAAAAATGGATCCTTTGGGTCAAAGGCTCCTTAATCTGCAAAACACAAGCTGTTTGCCTGACTTGAGGCCTCAGCAGACTTCCTAGGTTTGAAGGAGCTTTGGTATGGAAAACCGGTTTGTGTTTTGAAGATTAAGGGTCCTTTCATCCAAAAGatgcaggttttcttttttttttttttctttttttttttctttcctcaagctCCCAATGAAACACCTTGTTCCTTTCTGGCTTAAAACCTGGGAGCCTCCTTTCTTATGCAGAGATGGATTAGGTTACTCTGCACTTGCCTGGCCGATGAGGAGGAGAGAACCCCTGTGAGGACTTGGCGCCCCAACTTTCAGGACcagccctcctgccctgctccccacctggGCTGATCACCCATATAATGCGGTGACATCCTCTAGGACTGCTTTAAGCCCACAGATCCTGAGGTTTCACTCGCAGAATTTCTGATGAAGTCTGGAGGGGAAGGTGCATTTTAGGAGCAGAGACTGCTCAGGTCTCAGAAGTCCCCCCACTAGCTTGCAGGCAGCTGGCGTTTCCGGGGCGGTAATGGGGGCTGCAGTGGGGGGCACGTCCCCAGCCCAGCGGCTGACAGGGCAGTGTGCTGGAGAGGAGCCTGGACgtgccaggatcaagtaccaGGTGTCACTCTTACTATCCTTAATGTGACTTTCAACAAATGAAAGGTCACAAATGAAAGGTCAGCCTCCCTGACCctcaggatccttttttttttttttttaaagattttatatatttatttcaaagagagagagagagagagagagagagagaaaggagctgggaggcaaagaaaagagaatctcaagcggacttcACACCAAGCAGGAGCCCggcgcggggctcgatcccaggaccctgagatcatgagccgaGCAGGAGCCGGACGCGTACCCGACAGAGCCGCCCCAGCGCGCTGAGCCCCAGTGTCCTTCTGCAGGACTTGGGAAGGTGGCAGCCCCGGCGTGTCCGCGGCCTGGGTGCCCACACGCATCACAGCACATTCCTGTGCCTGCTCCCGCCGTGGGCTGGGCTCTGCAGGTCGCACCGTCTCTCCTCCAGCAGTTTCCCTGAAACACAGTCACGTCCTTCGGGCGGGGacagcagaggcacaggcggtgAAGCCGAGGTGCTCAGGGTCGTGCAGACAGAGGCTGGGGCTGGCGCGCCACCCACTCTGGCTCGTGCTGGTGGCCAGAGGGGATTCTGAGGACGAGCCCGAGTCTAAGAATGGGGCAGACCCCACGTCCTCAGGAAAAAGCACCCggttctggggaggggagggtatGGGGGCCCCGTCACCACACCCTCCCATCAGTGGGGTGCAGGTCAACTGCAGTAACGCTCCCttggaaagttctttttttttaaggtgttatttatttatttattcatgagagacacagagagaggcagagacccaggcagagggagaagcagggtccctgcggggggCCAGATGCAGGCctcgaccccgggaccctggggtcacgccctgggccgaaggcagtcactGGACCCCTGAGCCCCCGGGTGCCCCAGTGTTTGTAAAGCTCTTGACGCAGCTCCCCCCACCCACGAAGTGTCCATAAATTGTGTTCACGACAGTCGTAACGAGGCCAGGACTCCGAGCTGGTGGCTGGGGATGGAACCCAGCGCGCCCAAGCCCAGCAGCGCCCAGGGGAGGCCGTGCCCGAGGCCTGGCGACGCCCTCTGGGACCGGCCAGCCGGGCTGCGGGAGCCCTTCAGGGCGAGGCGCGGTGCCTGGAGGCCTGGAGGGCggcggcccggggtggggggtgggggagctcccGTGCAGGAGGCGACCGACACCCCGCAGGCCCCGCATCGCCATCCCGCCAGGGCATGGGCCCCACGCGGAGTACTGACCTGGACCAGTTATTCAAGGTGCACGTGCGTGTTGCACAATCGCTGTCCCCGATGGGGCCCCGCGAAGGGCCAGGGTCGGAAACCACGCTCCCCCCGATGAAGGTCAGGATCGAAACGAGGCGAAAGCCCCCTGGCTGCGAGGCCGTGGCCAAGCCGTGCGCTGCCGAGCCCTCCTGGCCTGTTTCTCCCCGTGACGTGGGCGGAGTAATCGTCCCGTCCTCAGACGCCTGTTGTGAGCATGAAGCGAACCGTGTGTCTTGCTCGCCTAACCCGGCCTAACCCACTGACTCGGACCGGTCCCACCGGGAGGTTGGGGGCCACCCCGGGCGGCAGGCAGGGCCCAAGGGAGGCCAGTGAGACGCGACGCCCACGGGCTCCAAGGCCACCGCGTGTTTAAAATCCGTGGTGGCCCAGCCCTCCTTTGGCCGTCGGCCGCGTGTCCCCGGACTTCCCCCTTGGGGTCCGTGACTGTCACGGGCCAGCGGGGCCTGGTCGTACCCAAAACGGTCCCCGGGCTCCTCATTTACAAGGCGCCCCGGGGAGGCGTGAAGCCGGCGCGGGAACTGGCGGAGCCTCACGAGCCTCTGTCCCCTTGGATCCACCAGGCACCTTCCAGCTCGGCGTTAGTGACCTGATGGCAACATCAAAGGTCAGAGCTTTTGAGGAGTAAATGTTGAAGTTCAGGTTCAGATGGAAacttaagtgttttatttatttgctcgACTGAATATTAAGAATAGATGAGCCACAGGGAGGGAGTCAGAGCCATTAACTCAGCAGAGCGCTgtttatttattgaacaattaTATTTTGAGCATCCGCCTAACGCCGGTTCCCATCTTTGGCTTTCCTTTCTAACCCTGGAATCTTCCGTAGGCCGCTGTAGGGCCAGCGACCTTCTCTTACTTGAATGTCTCTGCCTCCCCGAGCGCACCCAGTTTAGTGACTTGCACAAGTAGGTGGGTTGGCATGACCGCACGCCCTCTGCTCCCACTGGTCCTATTATCCGAAATGCCTTCTCCTCCACCCCTCGGCTGgaccgccgccgccgcgggaCCCTCAGAGGCCACGTAAGGTCTCAGCACCCATGAAGTCTTGTGTTTGAATCATTTTTCATTCGTTCCCACAATGCTGTGATCAGGCCTCTGATCGAACTCCATCCATTGTTCTGCAATTTGAGGGATCGCGGATTAGTCTCTCCCACCGGCTCGATGGCTCCCTAACACCGTGGACATTTCCTTATTCTCCTTTGATCCCCCCGTGGCTGGTACAGAGTCTGGCATCCTACCCGAGAGCCAGAGCCCCATGCTGTTCTTTCAATCAGtactaatttcttttctctctcctattttcctttttttctttccctttaattcTATATCTGTCCTCTGAGTTTATAAATATCCTCATcctatgaaggaaaaacaaagtccTCCATTGACTGTGCACTTCCCTCTgtggtggagagagaaggagcctTGGCTAATGAttttttgatctttctttctttgccaagTACTCTATGCTCTGTGCCTCTGAATCCGTGTCCCATTCATGTCCCACCTTAATCTCTTTCAATGAACACTCAGTTCCCATCGAAGCACCGGAAACTGTCACCACCTCTAGATTCTTAATCCCAGTGGGCGTTTTGAGTCCTTATCTCGTTGGACCGCTCACTCTGTAGCTTTTTTTTGAAATTGGagacccttttctttctttctttttttttttttttttaggattttttatttatttattcatgagagacgcagagagagaggcagagacacaggcagagggagaagcaggctccatgcagggagcccgacgtgagactcgatcccgaggAGACCCTTTTCTTACACATGTCCGCTCGTTTAGCTTTGTTGACAATGTTCTCTCATGATTGTCGTTCTCCTCCTCTTACAAAACCTTCTCGTTCTACTTCATGGGGTTCTTTCTT
This window contains:
- the LOC121494256 gene encoding basic proline-rich protein-like, with amino-acid sequence PPPSPPPPSPPPPSPPPPSPPPPSPPPPSPPPPSPPPPSPPPPSPPPPSPPPPSPPPPSPPPPSPPPPSPPPPSPPPPSPPPPSPPPPSPPPPSPPPPSPPPPSPPPPSPPPPSPPPPSPPPPSPPPPSPPPPSPPPPSPPPPSPPPPSPPPPSPPPPSPPPPSPPPPSPPPPSPPPPSPPPPSPPPPSPPPPSPPPPSPPPPSPPPPSPPPPSPPPPSPPPPSPPPPSPPPPSPPPPSPPPPSPPPPSPPPPSPPPPSPPPPSPPPPSPPPPSPPPPSPPPPSPPPPSPPPPSPPPPSPPPPSPPPPSPPPPSPPPPSPPPPSPPPPSPPPPSPPPPSPPPPSPPPPSPPPPSPPPPSPPPPSPPPPSPPPPSPPPPSPPPPSPPPPSPPPPSPPPPSPPPPSPPPPSPPPPSPPPPSPPPPSPPPPSPPPPSPPPPSPPPPSPPPPSPPPPSPPPPSPPPPSPPPPSPPPPSPPPPSPPPPSPPPPSPPPPSPPPPSPPPPSP